A genomic window from Oncorhynchus gorbuscha isolate QuinsamMale2020 ecotype Even-year unplaced genomic scaffold, OgorEven_v1.0 Un_scaffold_2615, whole genome shotgun sequence includes:
- the LOC124026125 gene encoding triple functional domain protein-like, producing MCAWPSRTLPAMPPGLWRGWRSCRRPWRSVTFRATWSVHGASWRNMPPLKKRATKASVEELDTQGRRLLQRLQQGSVTPGGYTNHGGGGTDANDGLTGHPDAHNLVPKVSALLDKLHGTRQHLQQLWHMRKLKLDQCFQLRLFEQDAEKMFDWIMHNKGLFLTSYTEIGGNHQHAGELQTQHNHFAMNCMV from the exons ATGTGCGCGTGGCCTTCGAGGACTTTGCCGGCGATGCCGCCCGGGCTTTGGCGCGGCTGGAGGAGCTGCAGGAGACCCTGGCGCAGCGTGACCTTCCGCGCGACCTGGAGTGTGCACGGCGCCTCATGGAGGAACATGCCTCCGCTCAAGAAGAGGGCCACCAAGGCCTCGGTGGAGGAGTTGGACACACAGGGACGCAGGCTGCTCCAGAGGCTTCAGCAGGGTAGTGTCACCCCTGGAGGCTACACTAACCACGGCGGCGGGGGAACGGATGCTAACGATGGGCTCACAGGCCACCCAGATGCCCACAACCTGGTGCCAAAAGTGAGTGCCCTGCTGGACAAGTTGCATGGCACACGCCAGCACCTGCAGCAGCTGTGGCACATGCGCAAGCTGAAACTGGACCAGTGCTTCCAGCTGCGGCTGTTTGAGCAGGATGCAGAGAAG ATGTTTGACTGGATCATGCACAACAAGGGCCTGTTCCTGACCAGCTATACAGAGATAGGAGGGAACCACCAGCATGCCGGGGAGCTGCAGACTCAGCACAACCACTTTGCCATGAACTGTATGGTATGA